TTGTTATGGCTGATCTACAGGTTGGTTTTTACAATTCTACCTGCCCCAATGCCGAATCCATCGTTCAACAAGTCGTCCAAAATCGACTTAGGACTGATCCTTCCATAACCGCAGCTTTGCTTCGAATGCATTTTCATGATTGCTTTGTTAGAGTAAGTGTTGCTGTTCGAGTTAGATACGCATTTCTATATATagataaaattattttgatagtGTCATATTTATCACTAGTCTGCAGACGCGCATGCATGGTGGACTTTCACAGTTGCATGCAGTTGCAGATATATATGGATGCAATAATAGTACTAATTTTCTATTGTATTTTGCAGGGATGTGACGCGTCTATTCTTATTGATTCCACCGAATCCAACTCATCGGAAAAAGATGCCAAACCAAATTTGACAATTAGAGGTTATGAACTGATTGATGAGGCCAAGAAGAATGTAGAGGCCGCGTGTCCTTCAACAGTATCGTGTGCTGATATCATCACAATTGCAACCCGAGACTCAGTGGCTCTTGCTGGAGGCCCAAACTACATTATACCCACCGGTAGGCGCGATGGGCTTGTCTCGAGTGCGAGTGAAGTGAACCTGCCTGGCCCCTCCTTGTCATTTTCTCAGGCATTGCAATCTTTCTCTGCCAAAGGGCTGAGCCTTGATGATATGGTTACCCTTTTGGGTGCACATACAGTTGGAGTTGCACATTGTATTTTTTTTCAGGCCAGGTTACAGAGACCAGACCGGACAATGGATCCGGCTTTGGTTGCTAAACTATCCAAGGTGTGTGGCTCAGGTTCTAATCCGACAGCATTCTTGGACCAGAACA
The sequence above is drawn from the Apium graveolens cultivar Ventura chromosome 2, ASM990537v1, whole genome shotgun sequence genome and encodes:
- the LOC141705744 gene encoding peroxidase 44-like, which gives rise to MMNISVILIFSLATISFSTVVMADLQVGFYNSTCPNAESIVQQVVQNRLRTDPSITAALLRMHFHDCFVRGCDASILIDSTESNSSEKDAKPNLTIRGYELIDEAKKNVEAACPSTVSCADIITIATRDSVALAGGPNYIIPTGRRDGLVSSASEVNLPGPSLSFSQALQSFSAKGLSLDDMVTLLGAHTVGVAHCIFFQARLQRPDRTMDPALVAKLSKVCGSGSNPTAFLDQNTSLLFDNQYYNQVLLNRGVLNIDQQLSLHNSSASMVLNFARNGAAFQQSFANAMVKMGSIQVLVGTDGEIRHNCRVFN